A window of Deinococcus ruber genomic DNA:
GCACTGCCTGGCTACGATCTGGTGGTGATCGACGCGCCGCCCAGCCTGGGGCCGCTGACCATCAATGTGCTCAGCGCTGCCGACGCCCTGATCATTCCGCTTCAGGCCGAGTATTACGCGCTGGAAGGGCTGGCGGGCCTGATGGATACCGTCGAACGTGTGCGCGGGACTCTCAACCCGCAGCTCCGCATTCTGGGCGTGGCACTTACGATGTTCGACGGGCGCACCAATCTGGCGCAGGAAGTCGAGCAGAGTGCACGCGGGCATTTCGGAGAACTGGTGTTCTGGAGCGTGATTCCGCGTAACGTGCGCCTGTCGGAAGCGCCCAGTTTTGCCAAGCCTATCGGGGCTTTTGCGCCGCTGTCGGCAGGAGCGGCGGCTTATAAACGGCTGGCCGAGGAGGTGATGCAGCGTGTCGAAAAAATCTGAGACGCCAAAAGCGGCAGTGGGCCGTAGCGGGCTGGGACGGGGACTGGACGCGCTGCTGTCGCGTCCGGTGACGGCAGCGGGGCGGGGTGCGCCGCAGACGCTGGCCCTCAACCGTATCGTGCAGGCGGGCTATCAGCCGCGTCAGAGCTTCGAGCCGGAAGCGCTGGCCGAGCTGGCCCAGAGCATCCGCGACAAGGGGATTCTTCAGCCGCTGCTGGTGCGCCCACGCGGGGAAGGCTTCGAGATCGTGGCGGGCGAGCGGCGCTGGCGGGCAGCGGGGCTGGCTGGCCTGCTGGAAGTGCCGGTCATCATCCGCGACCTGTCTGACCGGGAAGCGCTGGAAATTGCCATCGTCGAGAATTTGCAGCGCGAGGACCTGGGGCCGCTGGAAGAAGCGCGGGCGTTTCAGGCACTGCTCGACCAGGGGCTGAATCAGGAAGCGGTGGCGCAGGCGGTGGGCAAGGGCCGCAGCACCGTCGCCAACGCGCTGCGGCTGCTGCAACTGCCTGCTGCGGCGCTGCGGGCACTGGATGCGGGCGACATCAGCGCCGGTCATGCACGGGCGGTGCTGGCTCAGCCGGAAGCCGACCGGGCCTGGGCACTCGATCAGATCGTGGGGCGCAAACTGAGCGTGCGGGAAGCGGAAGCGCTGCGCCGTACACCTGCCCCAGACTCTCCCGTCAAGGTCAATCCGGCCCGCCCGTGGCGACATGTCGAACTGAATCTCAGCCGCAGCGTGGGCACCAAAGTCCGGATTCAGGGTGCAGAAAAAGGCCGTCTGGAGCTGCATTTCGGGTCACGCGAGGAACTCGACCGGCTGGTGGCGCTGCTGGGAGCCGAACAGAGCGAATAACAGAAACAGTCACAGAAAACGGGGCCGCCCTTTTTGCAAGGCGGCCCCGTTCATATTCTCGCGGTACTGGTTACTGCTTCGTGCCCACCATAAAAATATTCGGCCAGGGCGTGTAGCGGCTCGTCAGGGTATCGGAGCGCACCACCTGTCCATCCTTCAGGAAGCTGCGTTTGACCTGAATGATCGCTCCTGGCGCGGCCCAATCGACCTGACGGCGCTGGCCCACCCGCATGGTCGGGTCGGAAATCAGGCGGTTGGCGGGGCTGGGTGTGGTGCTGAGCGTGACGGGCTTGCCGATCTGCACCGTTTCGGCACGGGGCTTGCCGAACACGTTCACTTCCAGCGCGGCGTGCGCGTCGTCCCAGCTGATCTGGAACCACAGCGCCGCCCCAGTGTCGTTGGTAAATTTCAGATCCTGGCTGTACTGATAGATGGTGGCGTCCATGCCCTGAGGATCGTAGTAATGCACCTGATAGCTGTGGTTGCGCCGCTCGACGATGGGCAGGCCCGCGCCGTACAGCGCCCGGAAGACGGTGGTGCTGACCTGACAGATGCCGCCGCCCACGCCCGTCGCGGTGCGGTCTCCGGCGATCACCAGGCCCGGCACGAAACCGGTGCTGGTGTCGATTGGCCCGAGTTCCTTGTTGAACGAGAACAGCTTGCCCTCGAACAGGTGATCCTGAAATTTGCTGACCCCGACGTGAATATTGGTGATGCGGGCGCGACTGGAGCCGTAATAGTTGGTCTGTCCGGTTGCCAGCAGGTCGGTGATGCCGCGTGAGGTGAAATACTCGACCGTGCGTTTGGGCTGGGTCAGGGTATAGCTCAGATTGACGGTGGTGCTGTCAGGGGTCTTCAGGGCGCTGAGTAGCGCAGCCCGCGATTTGGTCAGGTCGAGGCTGACGCCGTCGCGCTCGATCAGTGCCCAACCGCTCGCCAGTTCCTCGAAGCGGGCGTCTTTGGGCTGACTGGCGGCTTTGCGGGCCATCGTCTGAAGATCGGCTTCCAGGCTGGTGGTGATGACGCCGCCTGTTCGCAGCAGCGCGGCCCGCTCGGCAGGAATCTCGAAGCTCAGGTGGGTGCTGGCGACGAGCGGTTGTCCGTCCTGAATGCCCCTGAGCGGCACATCCAGCACCAGCGTCAGCGGCCTGGGAACAGCGGGAACGGTGGCGCTGGGGGTCGGCGCGGTGGGGGCCACCACCGGCTGTACAGGCGTACTGACCGAGGGCGTCGGCAGCGCCGGGGCGGGCATCGGTACCAGGGGTGGCGGCGGCGTGTCGTTGGGCGGCGGCATGACCGGGGGCAACTCCGGCAGACCAGAATCGGTGGGGAGCGTATCAGACGGCGTTGCGGGCGCTGGATTGCCGACGGGCAGAGCGGGTGGAGAGGTTGTCAGATCCTGTTGGGCCAGAGCCACTGCCAGGAAAGCTGAAATAAAGAGGGCCAGCGCGGGACGCTTCATATCGCCTGAGTATTTCATGACGACGCTGATAATAGATAAGGGGGCGTTACTTTACTTTTGGCGCGTACTGGGTCACGCCACCCGCTGCTTGAAATGCCTGTTCCAGCTCAGCCAGCGGCGTATCCGGATGGCTGGTCGCGTCTCCGGGCAGTGTGCGGGCAAAAACTTCGATGGCGTCCGGGTAGCCGTCGCCGTCGGCGTCTCCGTTGGCTGCCAGTACGCTGTACAGCACCTGCGAAAAATTGCTCTTCGGGTTGGTCGCAAAGCCCTGCTGGAGCGCCTGCCCGAAGACGTTCCACGGCGCTCCACCTTTCTTGTTCACGTGGCAGAAGGTGCAGGACATGACCTTGCCGGAGTACTGCCACAGTGGATCGAGCTTGTCGTAGCCCAGTTGCTGAATGGCGGTCAGGCGAAACTGGGGCATGGCGCTGACGGTGCCGAGCGTCAGCAGCGCCAGCATCCAGGCAGCGCGGCGCTTCAGGACGCCAGCCATCCCGGCCCCTTGAAGTCGCCGCCCAGAATGCTGCGGGCGTTCAGACCCAGCCAGCCCGACAGCGCCTCGGCATATACGCCCCGGAAATCCTGCTTGTACACGATGTCGCCCTCGTGCAGCCGCTCCAGATCGGGACTGTCACCGTGAATGCCGCCCTTGACCCCGTGACCCAGCGCAAACATCACGCTGCCCTCGCCGTGGTCGGTTCCGGCACTGGCATTTTCGGCCACCCGCCGTCCGAATTCGGAAAAGCCCATCACGACGACTTTTTCGGCCAGTCCCTGCGTCTGAAGGTCGGCATAGAAGGCCTTGAGTCCGGCGGCCAGTTCGCCCAGCAGCCTGTCCTGATCGGCCCGCTGCCCGGCGTGGGTGTCGAAGCTGCCCAGACTGGTGTACAGCACGCGCTGTCCGGTTCCCGACGCGATCAGGCGGGCAATATCTTTCATCTGCACCGCGAATTTGGAATCGGGATACGTCGCTCCGGCCTTGTACTTGCCGATGTTGGCCTGCACCGTGGCCGTGTGCTTGAGCATGGCGCGGGTGGCCTGTTCCAGATACGCCGCCTCGCCGCCCCGCCGCTCTGAGAGCATGCTGTCGAAGGCCGCCTGGGTTCCGGCAGGCAGTTTCAGCTGAAAATTGTCCACGCTGTCGATGCTGGGGAGCGAGTAGTCGCGGGCGATCAGGGCCAGCGGCGTGGCGTTGCCGACGTTGCTCGCGCAGAAGGGATCACCGATCTGCTCGGAGATGCGCCCGATCCAGCCCTCGCTGCTGGCCTGGGTCGGGTCGGCAGTGTGCCAGATAGCCATGCTGGCGAAATGGCTGCGGTTGGGGTCGGGATAGCCCACGTTTTCCATCCATGCCAGCTGTCCGCCGTCCCACAGCTCCATCAGCGGCTTGAGCGCCGGGTGCATTCCCAGGTCGCCGCTCAGCGTCAGCACGTCGCTTTTCGGAATGGCGATGTTAGGACGGGCCGCGTAGTACGCACCGTTGGAATACGGAATCAGGGTATTCAGGCCGTCATTGCCGCCCGTCAGCTGAATGACCACCAGCGTTTTATCGCCGCCCGCCACCGTCGCCGCCCGCGCCAGAAAGCCGGGCATGCCGGAGATGGAAGCTGCCGCCAGCGCTGAAAGCTTGAAAAAATCACGTCTGTCCATGAGGAACTCCTGTTGAGAAATCAGGGATGAGAAGGAATGAAATGAGCAACTTCGGTGCAGGAGGTCTGGAGGAGCGGTCGCACAAGCGCGTACCTCCCCGCCCGGCCTGTGCTGCGCTTCAGATCAGCTGGTATTCCGGTGAAATCAGCATCAGATAACTGCGCTGCTTGGCGTTCAGGCTGCCGAGTGCGCCCTGTAGAGCGCCCGACCTGCCCAGCACCGACAGCGGCGTGAGGGGGTCGCCTTTGGGGGCATTGTTGCCCAGCGTCAGGGCGGCGGCGGTCTGCATTCTCAGCAGCAGCGTGGTGTCGTTGATCCATTCGCGGCCTCCGTCCCAGCCCTTGACGGTGGGTGGATGCAGCAGTTCCTGACCCATGCGGCTACAGGCCGCCACCAGCGACAGCACGGCCTTTTCGGTCATCGGTGGGCGGCCCATGCTGCGAACTGCGCCCACCACATACTCGACCGGACTGCGAAAGACGCTGGAACGGTTGGCCGCGCTGTAGAACGCCTCGGAGGTCAGCAGGTTCTTCACGGTGGCCCGCAGGTCGCCGCCGCTCTGCGAGAAGGTCTGGGCCAGCGCCGCGATGCCGTTTTCGTCGGGCGTGCTGCTGACAAACGCCGCCCACAGCTTGCCCGCCACGCGCACGGCGGTGGCCGGATGGTTGGTCGCCAGACTGATGATGTCGGCAGGAGCGAAATTTCCAGTCTGCCCCAGGTACGTCTTGCTGCCGTTGTCGTGCTGCTTCTGGTTGAAGACGAACTTCGGCTGCTCGGCGTAGTCCTGCTGGTTGTTTCTGCCGCCCTGGAACGTCCAGCCGGTCAGCGCCCTGGCTCCTTCCAGCACATCGGTTTCGCTGTAGTGCCCGATGCCGGTGGTAAACAGTTCCAGCAGTTCTCGCGAGAAGTTCTCGTTGGGCTTGCCCTTCTTGTTCTGATCGTTGTCGAGGTAGCGCAGCATTGCGGGAGAACGCCCGATCTCGACGGCGAAGGTAGTGAAATTTCCGAGCGAGCGGCTTCGTAAGAGGCTCAGGTACTCCTGAAGGGCATAGACGTTCTTGACTTTATCCACGCCGACCACGAAATGATTGCTCCAGAGCAGTGCCAGCCGCTCGCGCAGCGGATACGGCGTGTACAGCATCTGCCACAGCCAGTCGCCCTGGATCAGTTTGACGGCGGGGCCTGGCCCCACGGCGTCGAGCGGGCTGAAGTTGGTCTGTTCCAGCGTCTGCGGAAAGCTCAAGAGTTTTTCGGCAGCGTCGGCAGGAGACGCGCCCACCAGTGCCTGAATCTCGGCGTCTGTGGCTCCGAAACTGGTGCGCCGCAGCAGGTGCGAGGCGTCTTCGGGCGAAAGCGTTCTGATGGAAGTCGGAGGAAGGGGCATGTGTCTCCTGTAAAGCTGAGTGCTGAAAGGAAGCGTTCTGAAGGCAGCGGATCAGCCGTCTGAGCCGCCGCGCTGCGCTGAAATTCTGAGGTGCTCTGGTTGCCTCGGGTGATAGGCGGTTCTCGGGTGCTCTATGGCTCTGATGCACTGTGAGGAGCAAAAGTTCCCGTCAGGTCGCTGACTGCCTGAACGTCCAGCGTCTGCACGCCGCCCAGCGCCGCTTCCAGGGTGCCCTGAGGCAGATTGCCCACAAGCCACAGCGCCGCGCCGCCGAGCCTACGAACCGCCACGCCCGGCGCAGCCTTGACCGCATTCTTCGAGGCGATCAGGGCCAGCACGTTCAGCCCGTCGCTCAACACCACCTCGCTGGCGACGTTGCCGCTCGCGGTGGTGCGGAGCTTCAGGGACAGCGGCTCGAATCCGGCAGGCAGCTTCAGCCCCGGCACAGCCGCCAGCAGCGCTTTTTTCAGCGCCGGGTCGGGTGCACGCACACTCAGCGGCGTGTTCAGGCGGGCGGGGGCGGCATTGACCGCCAGGAAGGCGGCGCGGCGGGCCAGCGTGCCGTCCTGGCGCTGCTCCTGATACGCGAGCGGCACGTTCCAGACGCTATCTACCCAGATGGTCCAGGGGGCTGCCTGCGGGTTTCTGGCAACCAGCGAATAGCGCAGCGCCGTGCGTCCTGCCAGCACTTCCTGGCCGTCCAGCGTGACTGTGAAATTGCGGCGGATCAGGGCCGGAACCGCGCCCAGCCGGGGCAGCAGTCGGGCCTGCCGAACCGGGTTTCTGTTGGGCGGAAATGCCACTTCCACCACCGCCGTTCCGCGTGCCTCGGCCACCAGCGATTTTTTCAGGGCTGACAGCAGGGTATCCACGTCGGCAGCGTGGGCCGTGCCCGGCAGCAGCCCGATCAGCAGCAGCAAGCGCCTCACCAGCCGTCTCCCAGCGCCGACTGATACGCCGAATACGCCTCGCTGGTGGGCAGGTCCTGCCGTGGTGCGGGCCAAAAGACCAGCAGCCCGCCCACCGCTGCCGCCGAGGCCAGGGCGCTGCTCAGGCCCACCCGCCACCGCTGCCGCGCCGTATGCTGCCGCCGGGTCTGCTGGCGTGCCAGAAAGCGCTCGGCAGCGCCTTGGTCGGCAGGCGTCAGGGCAGCAGCCCGGGCAAAGAGAGCGTCGAGATCCTGGCTGTCGTCTATCTCACTAGCGTGGTCATCGTTGATGTTCATGGCGTTCCCGGATGAAGAAGGTCGAGCGGGCAGAAAGATCGGGCGGGCGGCGAAGAGAAAAGAGGGCGTTTGTCATGCGCCGGCCTCCACGCCGCGTGTCAGCAGCAGTGCCCGCAGCGCTGCCCGCCCGCGTGCGATCCGCGATTTGACGGTGCCCACTTCGGCCCCAACGATCTCGGCAATGGCAGCGTAGTCCAGCCCCGACAACTCACGCAGCGCCACCGCCTCACGCTGATCGTGGGGAAGCTGGCGCATGGCCCAGCTCAGGGTTTCGCGCAGCTGAAGGTTCTCGCTGTCGCGCACCGGGCTGGCGGTACTGACCGGCTCGGGCACACCGTCCAGCGCGTCTGGCTGCCGTTTCCTCAGCAGGGCGTAACAGGCGTTCAGCGCCACACGGTGCAGCCAGGTCGAGAACTGCGCGTCGCCCCGGAAGGTCTTCAGATGCTTGTGGACGCTCAAAAACACCTCCTGTACCACGTCGTCGGCAGATCCTGGCCCGACCACCGAACTCGCCAGCGCGTGAATGCGTGGGGCGTGCCTCCGCAGCAGAACCTCGAAGGCGGCGTCCTGCGAGGCGGCCAGCAGGATCAGTTGGGTATCGGTCAGGTCATTCATAGGGGGGTCAAGGTTTGGCCCTCACTTCTTGGATGCGGGCCGGGGGCGAAAAGTTCCATGCGCGGTTTCGCTATCATCCTGCGTATGTCGCCCGCTGCGCCTTCATCCACGCCGCCGCCGCTGCCAGACAGCCTGCGCCGGGTGTTGCCTGCCGCCCGCTGGGAAGCGGTCACAGATGGACTGTCGGGAGCGGGCGTGTGGCGCAGCAGCCGCTTCGTGCTCAAGATCCTGAGCCGCACCCAGCTCGACAGGCCGCTGCACGCCGAAGCGCTGCGGCTGCGCTGGGCGGCGAGCCGACTGCCGATGCCGACAGTGGTGGCCTACGACGTGGACGACGAGCGCGAATACCTCGCCATGACGCGCATTCCCGGCATTCCGCTGCATCATCCAGACGCGCTGCTGCACCCGGAGCGCGTGACCGATCTGCTGGCCCGCGCCCTGAGGGAACTGCACGCCCAGCCCGTACGCGACTGCCCCTTCAACGCCTCGCTGAACGTGCGTCTACGAGAGGCCCGCGAGCGCGTGGCGGCGGGAATGATCGACGAAACCGATTTCGACAGCGAGCGCAGCGGCTGGACGGCCCAGCAGGTCTGGACGGAACTGCTGCGAACGCGGCCCGGCGGGGAAGACCTGGTGCTGACGCACGGCGACGCCTGCCTTCCGAACCTGCTGCTGGACGGCGAGTACATCGCCGGATTCGTGGACGTGGGCCGCCTGGGCATCGCAGATCGTCACGCCGATATTGCGCTGGCCCACCGCAGCCTGACCTTCAACATCGGCCCGGACGCGGCAGAACAGTTCCTCGATATTTATGGGCGCGAACTGGTGAAGCCGGAAAAACTGACGTATTATCGTCTGCTCGACGAACTGTTCTGAGTGGTCTGAGGGGCCGCCGCGCACCCGCTTTTTCGTTTCCTTCACGGCCCATCGGCGACACTGCCCTTACACGCACCCCGGACATTCACCGCAGGAACGCGTGGGAGGAATGGAGATGCCTCATCTGCGTCTGGCTGCGCTGTGCCTGACCGGTACGCTGTGTCTGGGAGGTGCGGCGCTGGCCTTCGATACCGGCCACCACGCCGATCTGACCCGCGAAGTGCTGAGCGAATTCGGCATGAACGACACCGCGATCCGGGCCGCACAGGTCGAGAACTGGCTGGTCGATTATTATTCGTCCAGTCCGACCTCGTTCGGAGATGTCGAGAGCGCCGCTGCCAAGCTGCACGCCGACAATCTGTTTTCCCCGGAGGCGGTCACGAACTACTGGAGCCGCTACGCCACCAATGCCAGAAACGCCTTTCGGCAGGCGGCCCAGGCCAACAATCCCCGGCAGGTGCTGGCGCTGCTGGGCATGAGCCTGCACAGCGTTCAGGATTTTTACAGCCACTCCAACTGGGCCGAGCTGCAAGCGCCGCCCGCCGGGGCCGACTACGCCACGCTCACCTGGTTCGATGCCTCCGCCGCACAGCGCCAGGGGGTCAAGACCGGCAAGGCCAGTACCAGTAGCGACACCTCTCAGACCCCGCACGGCGGCTACACCAGCGGCATGAACCACGATTCGTATGTGCGCCCCAACTGGGACAGGGCGTATGTGCTGGCCTATGCGGGCGAGCGCCAGTGGGTCAATCAGGTGAAAACCTGGGTCAGCGAAGTCAGCCCGGCGGTGTGGGAGCAGGCCAGAAGTCTTCAGCTGCACGGCGCCGAACTCAGCCGCCTAAACAGCGACCAGAACGCCATGTACCGCATCTCCGAGTGGGTGAAGTCGGGCAGCGAAGACGGGCACTGGAAGGGCAACGGCAGTGGTGTTCGCTCGGATTTTCTGGCGTTCTCGGCGGCCTGGGTCGCGCTCACACTCGATTCGGTGTTCTCCGAAGATTTCAAGAACCGCAGGTGGCACCAGTTGCTGGCGGGAGGTCAGAGCGGGGCACTCGACCTGAACGTGAATGCCTCGCCTCCGTCGCCTGCTCCGGCCATCGCCCGCTTTGCCCTCAACAAACGCGCCGTCTTCCTGAGAACCGTGTCGGTGCGCGACCTGAACGGAGCCGACCGGACGCTGGGCCTGGGCGGAGACGCCGACATGTACGCCCGCATCACCGTCAACAACCAGGAATTCGTCGAGGCCATGCAGCTCGATAAATCGTTCATCCGTCCGGCCTGGACGACCATCAAGTTCGTGGATGCCGACCTGCCTGTCGTCATCGTTCATTACGAACTGTGGGACGAAGACGGCGTGGGACGGGGCGGCGACGATCACCTCGACATCCACAGTGACAGGCGGTTCAGCGACCTCGATTTTCTCTACAACATGAATACCCACCAGTTGGGGGGGATCGGCATCGAGGGCCGCTTCGACGGGCCTTCGCAGCTGTTCAGCATGCAGGGAACCGCCGACGACCGCGCCCGGCTGGAATTCTTCATCACCACCAGGACGCTCGCCAGGACGCTGCCGCGCCGCTTTCCTCTGCCGGGCGACGTGCTTTCTCCGGTACAGCCACCCGTCCGCGATACGCCCTAGTTCTGCGTCATCCTCTGCTTCTGCCTGATGCTCAGCTGACGGCCTCTTAAGTGTTCCTCAGGGTCTGCTCAGGGGGCGTCATGGGGGGAACGGTACGCTGCCAGCATGAAGATCCATAGCAGAAGAACGGCGACAGCAGTGTTGGGGCTGGCGCTCACGGCGGGACTGTTCGGTCACGCCAACGCCGGAAGGCTGGATCCCGCGATCCTCGACCTCGCCAAGAAAGGCAGCAATGCGCCCATCGGCGTCATCGTGCGCTTCCGTCTGCCCGACACCGCGCAGGGACGCGCCGCCTTTAAGACGCTGCGGACTCAGCTTCAGGGCGCAATTGCTCAGCTGGGGCCAGCGGCAGGCTTCGTCAATACTGCACTCAAGCAGGGCGGCGCGGAACTGTGGCTCGACCAGTCGGTCTTCCTGAACCTCACGCCCGGCCAGGCGCGGCTGCTGGCAACGCTGCCCATTGTGGAAGAGGTCTTCCCCAATTTCAAGGT
This region includes:
- a CDS encoding VanW family protein, with product MKRPALALFISAFLAVALAQQDLTTSPPALPVGNPAPATPSDTLPTDSGLPELPPVMPPPNDTPPPPLVPMPAPALPTPSVSTPVQPVVAPTAPTPSATVPAVPRPLTLVLDVPLRGIQDGQPLVASTHLSFEIPAERAALLRTGGVITTSLEADLQTMARKAASQPKDARFEELASGWALIERDGVSLDLTKSRAALLSALKTPDSTTVNLSYTLTQPKRTVEYFTSRGITDLLATGQTNYYGSSRARITNIHVGVSKFQDHLFEGKLFSFNKELGPIDTSTGFVPGLVIAGDRTATGVGGGICQVSTTVFRALYGAGLPIVERRNHSYQVHYYDPQGMDATIYQYSQDLKFTNDTGAALWFQISWDDAHAALEVNVFGKPRAETVQIGKPVTLSTTPSPANRLISDPTMRVGQRRQVDWAAPGAIIQVKRSFLKDGQVVRSDTLTSRYTPWPNIFMVGTKQ
- a CDS encoding DUF1800 domain-containing protein, whose amino-acid sequence is MPLPPTSIRTLSPEDASHLLRRTSFGATDAEIQALVGASPADAAEKLLSFPQTLEQTNFSPLDAVGPGPAVKLIQGDWLWQMLYTPYPLRERLALLWSNHFVVGVDKVKNVYALQEYLSLLRSRSLGNFTTFAVEIGRSPAMLRYLDNDQNKKGKPNENFSRELLELFTTGIGHYSETDVLEGARALTGWTFQGGRNNQQDYAEQPKFVFNQKQHDNGSKTYLGQTGNFAPADIISLATNHPATAVRVAGKLWAAFVSSTPDENGIAALAQTFSQSGGDLRATVKNLLTSEAFYSAANRSSVFRSPVEYVVGAVRSMGRPPMTEKAVLSLVAACSRMGQELLHPPTVKGWDGGREWINDTTLLLRMQTAAALTLGNNAPKGDPLTPLSVLGRSGALQGALGSLNAKQRSYLMLISPEYQLI
- a CDS encoding DUF1501 domain-containing protein; amino-acid sequence: MDRRDFFKLSALAAASISGMPGFLARAATVAGGDKTLVVIQLTGGNDGLNTLIPYSNGAYYAARPNIAIPKSDVLTLSGDLGMHPALKPLMELWDGGQLAWMENVGYPDPNRSHFASMAIWHTADPTQASSEGWIGRISEQIGDPFCASNVGNATPLALIARDYSLPSIDSVDNFQLKLPAGTQAAFDSMLSERRGGEAAYLEQATRAMLKHTATVQANIGKYKAGATYPDSKFAVQMKDIARLIASGTGQRVLYTSLGSFDTHAGQRADQDRLLGELAAGLKAFYADLQTQGLAEKVVVMGFSEFGRRVAENASAGTDHGEGSVMFALGHGVKGGIHGDSPDLERLHEGDIVYKQDFRGVYAEALSGWLGLNARSILGGDFKGPGWLAS
- a CDS encoding RNA polymerase sigma factor; amino-acid sequence: MNDLTDTQLILLAASQDAAFEVLLRRHAPRIHALASSVVGPGSADDVVQEVFLSVHKHLKTFRGDAQFSTWLHRVALNACYALLRKRQPDALDGVPEPVSTASPVRDSENLQLRETLSWAMRQLPHDQREAVALRELSGLDYAAIAEIVGAEVGTVKSRIARGRAALRALLLTRGVEAGA
- a CDS encoding ParB/RepB/Spo0J family partition protein: MGRSGLGRGLDALLSRPVTAAGRGAPQTLALNRIVQAGYQPRQSFEPEALAELAQSIRDKGILQPLLVRPRGEGFEIVAGERRWRAAGLAGLLEVPVIIRDLSDREALEIAIVENLQREDLGPLEEARAFQALLDQGLNQEAVAQAVGKGRSTVANALRLLQLPAAALRALDAGDISAGHARAVLAQPEADRAWALDQIVGRKLSVREAEALRRTPAPDSPVKVNPARPWRHVELNLSRSVGTKVRIQGAEKGRLELHFGSREELDRLVALLGAEQSE
- a CDS encoding transcriptional regulator → MRRLLLLIGLLPGTAHAADVDTLLSALKKSLVAEARGTAVVEVAFPPNRNPVRQARLLPRLGAVPALIRRNFTVTLDGQEVLAGRTALRYSLVARNPQAAPWTIWVDSVWNVPLAYQEQRQDGTLARRAAFLAVNAAPARLNTPLSVRAPDPALKKALLAAVPGLKLPAGFEPLSLKLRTTASGNVASEVVLSDGLNVLALIASKNAVKAAPGVAVRRLGGAALWLVGNLPQGTLEAALGGVQTLDVQAVSDLTGTFAPHSASEP
- a CDS encoding APH(3') family aminoglycoside O-phosphotransferase, translated to MSPAAPSSTPPPLPDSLRRVLPAARWEAVTDGLSGAGVWRSSRFVLKILSRTQLDRPLHAEALRLRWAASRLPMPTVVAYDVDDEREYLAMTRIPGIPLHHPDALLHPERVTDLLARALRELHAQPVRDCPFNASLNVRLREARERVAAGMIDETDFDSERSGWTAQQVWTELLRTRPGGEDLVLTHGDACLPNLLLDGEYIAGFVDVGRLGIADRHADIALAHRSLTFNIGPDAAEQFLDIYGRELVKPEKLTYYRLLDELF
- a CDS encoding ParA family protein: MKILGIVNQKGGVGKTTTAINLSAYLAAGGRRVLLVDMDAQGNATSGLGQRGIEQGLYQALADPGSAAQYVVEGVQPGLDLLPATPDLAGAGVELIDQADALKDVLAALPGYDLVVIDAPPSLGPLTINVLSAADALIIPLQAEYYALEGLAGLMDTVERVRGTLNPQLRILGVALTMFDGRTNLAQEVEQSARGHFGELVFWSVIPRNVRLSEAPSFAKPIGAFAPLSAGAAAYKRLAEEVMQRVEKI